Sequence from the Deltaproteobacteria bacterium genome:
GGGCTGGCCGATCGCGATCGACGCCAACGGCGACGGGATCATCGACGGCGGCGGCGAGCCCCCGCCGCACATGGTCGACCTCGACGGGGACAACGTGATGGAGCTCGTGCAGGCGACCGCGGCCGGGCGCATCTACGCCTTCCGCGCCGACGGCTCGCAGCTCCCGGGCTTCCCGGTGACGACCAACATGGCACGCAACGTCGCCACCCATCTGGGTGCACCCGCCTTCGCGAGCGGGCGCATCGCGCCGCCGTCGCCCACCACCACCTCGCGCCCCGCCATCGGTGACCTCGACCGCGACGGCTACCCGGAGATCGTCTACGCGAACATCGAGGGCGACGTCTACGTCTTCCGCCACGACGGCACGCGCGCGCCGGGCTTCCCGGTGCGCATCGATCCGGCGTTCTCGGCGGTAGCGCTCCGCACGAAGACGAACCACCTGAAAACCGGCATCCTCGGTTCGCCGGTGCTCGCCGATCTCGACGGCGACGGCTTCCTCGACATCGTCGTCGCGGCGATGGACCAGCACGTGTATGCGTGGGACCGCCGCGGGAGCCTGCTCCCGGGCTGGCCAGTGAAGATTCAGGATCCGGCTCCCGGGCCCGGCGAGACGCCGGTGGGCGCCGAGAGCATCAACACGCCCGTCGTGGCCGACCTGGCGGGCGATGGGCACCTCGAGGTCGTCATCGAGACGAACGAGGTGTACAGGGCGAGCGGCAATGCGAACCAGTTCTTCCCGAACGAGCAGAACAACCCCACCTCCGTCCCCGGGCTCAACACCGGCACCGTGCTGGCGGCAGCCTTCGCGGCGGCCGGCGGCTCCGGCCGCATCTACGCGCTCCACCACGACGGCAACCTCCACCCGGGCGGCCCCTTCGTCGCCGGCTGGCCGGTCAAGCTCGACGGCCTCGCCATCGACATTCTGCCGCTCATCGGCCCCGGCCACAACGTCGCCGTCGGGGACATGGACCCGTCACCCGGCCTCGAGATCGCGGCGAGCCTCACGCGCACATGGTCGACCTCGATGGGGACAACGTGATGGAGCTCGTGCAGGCGACCGCGGCCGGGCGCATCTACGCCTTCCGCGCCGACGGCTCGCAGCTCCCGGGCTTCCCGGTGACGACCAACATGGCACGCAACGTCGCCACCCATCTGGGTGCACCCGCCTTCGCGAGCGGGCGCATCGCGCCGCCGTCGCCCACCACCACCTCGCGCCCCGCCATCGGTGACCTCGACCGCGACGGCTACCCGGAGATCGTCTACGCGAACATCGAGGGCGACGTCTACGTCTTCCGCCACGACGGCACGCGCGCGCCGGGCTTCCCGGTGCGCATCGATCCGGCGTTATCGGCGGTAGCGCTCCGCACGAAGACGAACCACCTGAAGACCGGCATCCTCGGCTCGCCAGTGCTCGCCGATCTCGACGGCGACGGCTTCCTCGACATCGTCGTCGCGGCGATGGACCAGCACGTGTATGCGTGGGACCGCCGCGGGAGCCTGCTCCCGGGCTGGCCAGTGAAGATTCAGGATCCGGCTCCCGGGCCCGGCGAGACGCCGGTGGGCGCCGAGAGCATCAACACGCCCGTCGTGGCCGACCTGGCGGGCGATGGGCACCTCGAGGTCGTCATCGAGACGAACGAGGTGTACAGGGCGAGCGGCAATGCGAACCAGTTCTTCCCGAACGAGCAGAACAACCCCACCTCCGTCCCCGGGCTCAACACCGGCACCGTGCTGGCGGCAGCCTTCGCGGCGGCCGGCGGCTCCGGCCGCATCTACGCGCTCCACCACGACGGCAACCTCCACCCGGGCGGCCCCTTCGTCGCCGGCTGGCCGGTCAAGCTCGACGGCCTCGCCATCGACATTCTGCCGCTCATCGGCCCCGGCCACAACGTCGCCGTCGGGGACATGGACCCGTCACCCGGCCTCGAGATCGCGGCGAGCCTCACGACCTCCAACCTCGTGCTCTTCAGGCCGGACGGCACGCGCCTCCGGGACATGGACCCGAGCGCGCACGGGCCGCTGTCCGACACGGCCCAGGACAACAGCAGCGTCCTCAACCTCTTCGAGTACCCCGCCATCGGCGACATCGACCGCGACGGCAACCTCGATCTCACCAAGGTCGGGGTCACGCTGAACGGCCTCGTCGACCTGGTCCTGGTCGGACAGAACGAGCCCTTCCACCACGTGCTGCAGGCGTGGAACGCGGCGACGGGCCAGCCGCTCGACGGCTTCCCCAGGGTCATCGACGATTTCGGCCTCACCACCGTCCCGCTCCTCGCCAACGTGGGCCCCACCATCGACCCCGGCGTCGACCCCGGCGGGACACTGGACCTGCCGGAGCTCATCTCGGGGAACGGCCTCTACCTCGTGCATGCCTTCGACTTCACCGGCCGCGAGCCCGCGGGGTGGCCGAAGCTGACCGGCGGCTGGCACACGGGCGCGCCGGCCGCCGGCGACATCGACGACGACGGCCGCCTCGACATCGCCTGGCCGACGCGCGAGGGGAACTACTTCCTCTGGGACACGCCGGCCCCGATGTGCAACACGGCGACGACGGCCAATCTCGACGGCCGCGACGGGGCCTACAACCCGCAGGTCAACTACCGGAACAACAACCTCGCGGGCGAGGACACGGTGCCGCCCGCGCGCCTCGCCCCGCGGGACGTCGTCACGAGCAGCACGGACCTGGCCACGAACGCGATCACCGTCACCACCTCCCGCATCCCGGGCGACGACCTCTACTGCGGCACCGCCGCGAAGTTCGATTTCCGGTTCTCCACGGCGGGCCCGATCACCACCCAGACGCAGTTCGACGCCGCGACCCCGGTCGCCTCGGTACCGGCGCCGCTGCGGGGCAACCACGACGCGGGCGCATCGCTCACGGTGCGCGACGGGCGCTTCGCGGGGCAGGTCGTCTTCCTCGCCGCCCAGGTGGTGGACCACGCCGGCAACCTCTCGCCCGTGACCTCGCTCGGGAGCTTCGCCTTCGCGCCGCCGACGACCACCACCACGACCTCCAGCAGCACGACCTCCTCCACTACGGCGAGCACCACGACCACCAGCACCGCCACGACGACCTCCGTGACGGCGACGACGAGCACGACGGCGGCGCCGACGACCACGACCCGACCACCACATCCTCCACGACGCACCACCACGACCCGCCCGACCACCACGACCGCGAGCACGACCACTACGACCCGGCCTCCGCATCCACATCCACCCCCGAACTGAGCGCCCTACAGGCCGAAGCGCTCCGTCGAGAACCGTCCGTCAGGTGACAGGCATGGACGGCGCACGGACAGCCAGCGACGAAGCCCTCCTGCCGCAGCATCCCGTCTGACAGGGCGCAGCGCCCGCCTGTAGCCGGCCGACCTTTCCCTTATGTCCGCGGGCAAAACCCCCGACATTGCGGATTGATCTCCCGTAGCCCGTCGCCGGAACCTACACCGTCGCTCGGTAGCGACGATCCGCCGGCGTCTCCGCGGCGCGGACGGATGGCTCTGGATGGCGCGCCTCGGCGCGCCGAGGGGGTCTCGTCGATGCGCTATCGCTCGCTCGCGGTCGCCGCCAGCCTGACGCTCCTCATCGCGCGCTCCGCGCGCGCCGAGTTCCCGTTCCTCGCCGATGTGAACCGCTGCGACTCCTCGGGCATGCCGGTAGGCTGCATCCCGCTGGCGAACGAGATGAGCGGGTCGGCCGGCAGCTGCAACGGCAACAAGTGGAAGTTCGCGAGCACGAGCTTCTGCACCACGGACCCGACCGTGCTCGGCAGCCCGAACGAGCTCCTCGGCGTGAGCGGCATGAGCGTCGAGATCGCCTGGCGGCGCGAGACCGGGCGGCCAGACGTGGTGATCGCCGTCCTCGACTCCGGCATCAAGTGGAACGACCTCGGGGCGCTCGGCGACCTGCGCAAGAAGTTCTACCTGAACCGCGGCGAGCTGCCGGCGCCGATCTGCGCCACGCCGCCGTCCGGCCCCGACCCCCGCGACTGCAACGGCGATGGCGTCTTCAACGCGCCCGACTACGACACCGACCCGCGCGTGTCCGACCGCAACGGCAACGGCGTGATCGATCCCGAGGACCTGATCATGACCTTCTCCGACGGCGTCGACGACGACGGCGACGGGTACATCGACAACATCGCGGGCTGGGACTTCTTCGAGAGCGACAACGATCCCTTCGACGAGGTGCAGTTCGGCCACGGCACCGGCGAGGCCGAGGACTCCACCGCCGAGGCCAACAACGGCGGCGCGCTCGGCACGTGCCCGAATTGCATGGTCATGCCGGTGCGTGTCGGCGACAGCTTCGTCGCCGAGGTCGACCGCTTCGCCCAGGGCGTGGTGTTCGCGGTCGATACCGGGGCGGCGGTGGTCCAGGAGGCCCTCGGCACCCTCAACAACTCCGCCTTCGGCCAGCAGGCGATCGACTACGCCTACTCACACAACGTGCCCGTAATGGCCTCGGCCGCCGACGAGGACGCCTGGCACCACAACTATCCCTCCAACTACGTCCACGCGATCGTCGTGAACTCGATCCGCGACTTCGGGGTCCAGGGCGTGGAGCCGGCCTCCTGGCTCTACATCGACGGGTGCACGAACTTCGGCGGCAACATCTCGGTGAGCGTGTCGTCCACCTCGTGCTCCTCCGAGGCGACGGGCCGGAGCTCGGGCATCGCCGGCATGATCGTCTCCGCCGGCCGTGACGCGGTGGCCGCCGGGACGCTCAGCCGGCCGCTCACGGCCAACGAGGTCCGCCAGCTCTTCGAGCAGACCGCCGACGACCTCAACTTCGAGATGCAGCGTCAGATCGCCTTCCCCGACACGATCCGCTACGCCTCCGAGGCGGGCGCGGATCAGTTCACGGGCCACGGCCGCATCAACGCGAATGCGGCCGTGGCACGCATCCTGGACGGCCATATCCCGCCCGAGGCCGACATCCGTGCGCCGGTCTGGTTCCAGCCGCTCGATCCCATGCGCGACGGCAACGTGGTCGTGCAGGGCCGGGTCGCCGCCGACCGCGCCAGCAGCTACACCTACCGCGCCCAGATCGGCTACGGGGTGCAGCCGCTCGAGACCGAGTGGGTGGACATCGTGCCCTTCGGCGCGACGCGCACCGCGCCGCTCGACGGCGTGCTGGCGACGATCACGCCCGCCCAGATCGCGCCACCGACGGCAGCGCAGATCGCGCGCCGGCAAGCCGAGGCGGCCGACCCGAGCTCGAAGGACTACGACCAGTTCACCTACACGATCCGGGTGCAGGTGCTGGACGCATCGGGCCAGCTCGGCGAGGACCGCCGCACGATCTCCGTGTTCGACGATCCCGACCTGAAGGCCGCCTTCCCGCTCCAGCTCGGCGGCGACGGCGCCTCGTCGCCGGCGATCGCCGACCTCGACGGGGATGGCGTGGGCGACATCGTCTTCGGCACGTCGAACGGCCTCGTCCACGCCAAGCGGGCCGACGGGTCGGACCTCCCCGGCTGGCCCGTCGGGACCGACCCGCTCGCCATCCACGCCGGGTCGATGGCCTACGCCTCGGGCGCGATCCCGACGCCGATCCGCGCCGCCGTCCTGGCCTCGGTGGCGATCGGCGACATCGACGGCGACGGGATCCTGGACGTGGTGGCGGCCGACATGGAGGGCAAGGTGTACGCCTGGAACCACCTCGGGCAGCGGAAGCCCGGCTTTCCCGTGCAGGTGAACCTGCTGTACTCGAGCCACGCGGTGCGGGATCCGGCCAACACGGTCGACCGGTTCATCGTCGCCTCGCCCGCGCTCGCCGACCTCGACGCCGACGGCGGGCTCGACATCATCGTCGGTGCCGCCGACCGCCACCTCTACGCGTGGGACGGACGGGGCAACCCCCGGCCCGGCTTCCCGGTGCTCGTCGTCGACGCGAGCCGCCTGGCGTCGATCGACCCGAGCACCCACAAGGTGACCCCGAAGCCCGGCGCCCTCCGCGGCAGCAAGATCATCGACTCGCCGGCCGTCGGCGACCTCGACCACGACGGCACCCTCGACATCGTGGTCGGGACCAACGAGGAGTACGACGAGCCGCCGAACTTCTCGCTCACGAGCGGCACCGCTTCGGCGCTCGCCAATTCCGGGCTGCTCAGCCCGGCGAACAGCCGCCTCTACGCCCTCCACAACGACGGCAACAACCACGCGGGCGGACCCTTCCTCGCCGGCTGGCCCGTCAAGATCGGCCTGATCAACAGGGAGCTGCTGCCGGTGGTGGGCGAGGGCATCAACGCCTCGCCCGCGCTCGCCGACGTCGACGGCGACGGCACGCTCGAGGTCGGGGTGTTCGCCGACGCCGGCCCGGCCTACCTGCTCAAGGCCGACGGCAGCTCGTTCTACGGCGCCGATCCCAACACGGGCAACTACCGCGTGATGGCGACGGACGGCTATCCGGCGAGCAACAGCCCCGACACGCCGTCGTTCGCCGCGCTCGGCGAAGGGGCCTTCGGGGCCCTCGCGGCGCCCGGCGCGCTCGCGTTCACGGCGCCGGCCACAGGCCTCGGGCGCGCGCTCGCGGTGGTCCTGCCCGAGGAGCAGGTGAACGCCGACGACCACGTCGGCGGCTGGGTGGCGCTCAGCGGCAGCTACCTCCCGGCGTACCCCCGCCACATCGAGGAGCTGCAGTTCCTGACCGGCCCCTCGATCGCACGCGTGGCCGCCACGACCCTGCCCTACGTCGTCGAGGGGAGCGCCGGCTATTACCTGCACGCCTACGACGTCAACGGCGTCGAGCCGGCCGGCTGGCCGAAGTTCACGGGCGGCTGGCACGTGGCCAACCCGGCCATCGGCGACGTCGACGGCGACGGGCGCAACGACGTCGTCGTCCTCACCCGCGAGGGGAACCTCTTCGTATGGAACACGCCCGCGGCGGCCGGCCCGGATGAATGGCCGAAGAAGCGCCACGACCTGCGCAACACCGGCAACTACCAGGAGCCGCCCGGACAGACGAGCAACGCCTCGACGAGCACCACGACCTCGACGACGAGCCCGAGCCCGACCACGAGCACGACGGTGTCCACGACCACGACGACCTCGACCACGAGCAGCACGACGACCCGCCCGACCAGCACGACCACGAGCACGACCACCACGACCCGGCCACCCCATCGACCCCGACCCACCACCACGACCCGACCGCCCCATCCACGACCCTGAGCACCCGGGTCAATCCTCCGTCGGGTTGAGCGTGCACCGATCCGGTTTTTACACCCGCAGCAGCACCCCCCGCGCCGGCCCCCCCGTCGCCCGCCGCACCGCCTCGGCGTAGAGACCGACCTGCCGGCGGTACTCCTCGAGCCGCCCCGCGATCTCCACGTCCGTCTTGAAGTCGACGACCGTCCACCCCGCACCGTCCTCCAGGAAGGCCGCATCCACTACGCCCTCGACCACCACATCGCCCGCGAGTTTCACCCCAACCGGGCACTCGCGCCGGCACCGGCCGGCCCGCGCGGCGTCGGCGGCACGCCGCAGCAGCGGGTGGGCGAGCGCGCGCGCGGCGGTGTCGGCGGCGGCCTCCACCTCCTCCGCCCTCGCACCCAGGAGCCGGCCCTGGAGCGCCGCCACGTCCGCCACGCCGGCGCGGTCGGCGTCGAGCTCCACCGCCGCGAGCACGGCGTGGACGAGCGTGCCGAAGCGCTTCCCGTGCGGCCGCGGGCCGGGCGTGTCGACCGACTCGACCGCGACCTCCGCCACCGGTGCGGCACCGACCGCAGCGTGCTCCGTCGCCGTCACCACGTGCAGGCTCGGCGCCGACCCATCCGCCCGCACGCGCTCCCGCTCCGCCTGCCACGCCGCGTGTGCGCGCACGCCCTCCTCGGCACGCACGCCGCGCTCGTCGGCGGCCAGGATCTTCTGCTGCGCGAGGCCGACCGACTCCTGCACGTCGAGCGCGAGCGTCGCCGGGTCCCACCAGACGATGCGGTGGCGCCCGAACGTAGGGACGTGGAGGCCGGGCATCACCGCATGCGGCGGCCGCGCCACGTTCTCCGGCCGGCCGGTCGTGGTCTCCGCGCCGAACGCGGGGCAGCCCGGCGGCTGGCGCGTCTCCGGCACGTGGACGCGCTCAGGCGGTGGGTAGAGCACCGGGCTGAGCGCCTGCAGCCACCCGTCGTACCGCCCGTCCCCCAGCGCCGGCACGACGAGGAGATCCCGCGCCCGCGTCGCCGCCACGTACAGCACCCGCGTCGCCTCCTCCCCCTCCCGCGCCATCTCCTCCGCCGCATGCTCCTGCAGCTCCGGCGGCGTACACCCGGCGATCCGCAGCACGCACAGCCCGCGATCCGGATCCGCCCACCGACGCGGCTCGCCCGACGTCTCCTTGCACGTCAGGTCCGCGAGGATGACGACCGGGAACTCGAGCCCCTTGGCGCCGTGGACCGTCATCATCCGCACGCCCTCGGTCCCTTCCTCGACGATCGGCGCGTCGCTCGCCTCGCCGTGCTCGGCCTGCTCTGCGAGCCACTCGACGAAGGCGCGGAAAGAGGTCAGGCCGGTGCGCTCGGCGCGGCGGGCGAGGTCCATCAAGCGCGTCACGTTGGCGAGCGCCTGCTCGCCCGTCGGCCAGACGGCCAGGCCCGCGTGCGCCCGCGTCGCCGCGAGCAGCCGCCCGATCGTATCCGCGATCGGGCGGCGGTTCCGGCCGCGGTGGAGCGCGCGCAGCACCGCGAGCGCATCTCGGACCTCGCGCAGCGCCGCCGGCTCGTCGTCCGGCACGCGGCAGAACGGATGCAGCGGCCCAAACCGCTTCCGGAAGGCCAGCAGCGCCCCGTCGCCGAGCGCGAAGAACGGCCCGTGCAGCGTCGCGAACACCGCCAGCTCGTCCTCGGGCCGCTCGATCGCGGCGAGCGCGTTGCGGATCGCCTCGACCTCCTCGCGCACGTGGAAGTAGGTCCCCCCGACCAACAGATGCGGCAGATGCCGCGCCTCGAGCGCCCGCACGTACGGCCGCGTCACGTCGGCGAGGTAGGCGCGGAAGCGACGGAACAACAAGCAAACGTGCCGCGGCCGGACCGGCACCCGCCGGGAAGGCCGCTCGCGCTCCGTCACCGTCCAGCCGCTCTGCTCGACCAGCCACTGGACGAAGGCCGCGATCGCGTCCGGCAGCGACTCGTCGATGCGCCAGTCGACGATCGTCCCGTAGTCCCCGTACGGGGCCGGCACCGGGAGCGCGACCACGGACGGCTGCGTCTCGACCCCGGGCCGGTACGGCGCCAGCGGGACGTAACGCGGCTCGCCCTGCATGCGCGGCGCGAAGGCCGCATTCACCGCCTCCTGGATCTCCGGCACGGCGCGGAAGCTGACGCTCAGATCGAGCAGCGCGGCGCCTGCCGCGACGAGCTGCCGCTTCACCCGCTCGTAGAGCGCCACGTCCGCGCGGCGGAAACGGTAGATCGACTGCTTCGGGTCGCCCACGAGGAAGAGCTTTCCGGCGACCGGACGGACGAGGCGCCAGTCAGGCACGTTCGGATCGTCCGCCGCGAGCAGCAAGAGGATCTCCACCTGGAGCGGGTCCGTGTCCTGGAACTCGTCGACGAAGAGGTGGGTGAAGCGACGCTGGAGCTCGGTGCGCACCGCCGCGTTCTCGCGCAGGAGGTCGCGGGCGCGCAGCAGGAGGTCCAGGAAGTCGAGGCAGCCCGCGCGGTTCTTGAGGGTCTCATGGCCCTCGACCACCGGCCAGAGCTCGTCGCGGAGCCGCGGGGCGAGATCGGCCCCCGCCCGCCGCACGAAATCATCCAGCGCGGCGCGGAGCCGCGTCCTCCGCTCGAGGAGCTCCGCCTTCGGGAAGCCGGCCGGGACGCGCCGGAAGCCCGTCCACCGCCAGTGCTTCTCGCGGCTGACGCCGAGCAGCTCCGCCTCGAGGCCGTCGTGGTCCCGCCCGCGGACCGCCTCGCGCCGGCGGACGTCCGCAACGAAGCGCGCGATCTCCGTGAGCGACCGCACGAAGTGGTCGTCCGGGTTCCCGGTGGCGGCGAAGGCGCCGAGGGTGGCCATCTCCTCCATGAGCGCGTCGAGCGTCCCGTCGCGGTCGAAGCCCTCCTCGTGGCGCCATGCGGCGGGGAAGTCGCGCCGCTCGACGAGGTCCCGCGCCGCGGTCCGCAGCAGACGGCGCGGACCCTCGTCGCGGGTGCGCCGGCGGAGGATGCGGCGCACCGCCTCCCCGGGATGCGCGAGCTTCTCCTCGAACCAGCGGTCGAAGGCGCGGTCGAGGAGGCCCTCGGCCACGTCCTTGGAAGCCACCTCGAAGAGCGGGTCGACGCGCGCCTCGACCGGCCGCTCGCGGAGCAGGTCGGCGCAGAAGGAGTGGATCGTGCCGATGCGCGCCTCCTCGAGCTGGGGGAGTGCCGCGTCGAGGAGCTCGCGGGCATCGGCCGGGCACGCCGGATCCCGCCGGGCGTCCTCGATCGCCTTGCGGAGCCGGAGCTTCAGCTCGCCGGCCGCGGCATCGGTGAAGGTGACCGCCACCATGTGGTCGAGCCGGGCGCGACCGGCGGTCAGGAGCGCGACCATGCGGGTCACGAGCTCGGTCGTCTTTCCGGTCCCCGAGGCCGCCTCGACCACGAGCGTCGTGCCGAGCTCGTCGCGGATGCGGTCGCGCGCCTCCTGGTCGGCAAGGCGCGTCACGGGAGCCTCCGCAGACGGTCCAGATCGGCGCACCGGTCCTTCGGCTTGCGGGCGGTCCGGGTCTCCTCGTGCGGACCGCAGACCGGCCGGTAATCGCAGTACTGGCAGGCACGGCGTTCGGGCATGGCGGGAAGGAAGCCGGCCGCGAGCGCGCGTCCGATGATCTCGACCACCTCGCCCGCGAGCCGCCGGTTCTCGGCGTCGAGCGGCACGACGCGCTCCTCGTAACCGCCGTCGGCCGTGCAGTAGTAGAGCCGTCCCGCCTCGACCGGCTCGGCGAGGAGGCGCTCGCAGGCGAGCGCGTAGAGGAGCGGCTGCAGCACCGCGCCGCCGCCCACCACGACGCCCGCCCTGGGACGGGTCTTGCCCGTCTTGTGGTCGGTGGCGCGGAGCACGCCGCGCGCGTGGCGCTCGACCAGGTCGACCGAGCCGCGCAGGCGGAGGTCGCCGATCACGGGGACCGGATCGGGGACGCTCGCGGGATCGGCTTGCGGGCGGTCGCGGTCGGCGAGCCCGAAGGCCAGCTCGAAGCGCCACGGCACCCAGCCGTCGTCCGCGTCGGCCGCGCGCCGGAGCCACTCGCGGAGATCGGCGCGGATGCCGTCGATGCCGTCCTTCCACACCCGGTCGATCGCGGGCCAGAGCTTGTCGGCCCAGCGCGCCGCCACCGCGTCGAGCGCGCCGTCGACCGCCGTGCGTGCCGCGTCGAGGTTGGCGGGCCGGACCGGGAGGAGCTGCGCAGCGCGAAGCTCGCTCAGGACGGCGAACTGGACCTCGTGGAAGAGCGCGCCGCGCGTGAGCGGGTCGAGCGCCTCGAGCGCCACCGGCTCCTCGCGCGGCTGGAGCCGCATGACCGCCTGAAGGAAGAAGCGGTACGGGCAGACGGCGAAGTGCTGGAGGGCGGTCGGCGAGAAGGGGCGCGCGGCGAGCTGATGATCGGCCAGCGCCCCGCGGGCGAGGTCGTCGGGGTCGACGAGCCCGTCCGCCGGGGTCCAGCGCCGGAGCCAGCGCCGGCCGCGGGCGCGGAGCGCCCGCCCCAGGTGGACGTTCGCGTCGAGGAGATAGCGCGCGCTGCCGTCGGTGGTCGCCGGGTCGGCGTCGCGCAGGCCGGCGAGCAGCGCGAGGTCGTACTCCGCCTCGTCGATCGCGTCCTCGGGACGCGCGGGGGCGGGCCAGCCGAGCCGCCCGCCCGTCTTCTCGCCGCCGCGCTCATCGAGCTCATCGAAGCCGGGCAGCGTCCCCGACGCCGCGCGCAGCGCCTCGAGCCCATAGAACGACGGCACCCGGGGCCGCGCCTGCTCGATGTCGACGCGCGGCCACGAGAGGACGACGCGCTCGCGTGCCGCGCCGACGGCGAGCCGGAGCGCCAGCCGCTCGGCGGCGACGCGCGCGGGCTGGGTGGCGAGCGCCGGGGCGTCGAGGGCGCGACGGTGCGCGTCGAGCAGGATCGGGTCCTCGACGATCTTCCGCGGGAAGAGCTTCTCGGCGAGGCTGGGGACGAAGACGACGTCGAAGGCGAGGCCGCGCACCCCCTCGGCGGGCGCGACGAAGACGGCCCCGTAGCGCCGGCGCGCCGGCGGCACGGTCAGCTCACGGAGCCGCGGCCGGAGGACGAGCTGCACCTCGTCGAGGTCGATCGGGCCGATCGGCGCCATCGGCTCCAGCTCGGCGAGCGTCGCGAGCACGCCCTCGGGCTCGCGGAGCGCCGC
This genomic interval carries:
- a CDS encoding VCBS repeat-containing protein, with the protein product MVDLDGDNVMELVQATAAGRIYAFRADGSQLPGFPVTTNMARNVATHLGAPAFASGRIAPPSPTTTSRPAIGDLDRDGYPEIVYANIEGDVYVFRHDGTRAPGFPVRIDPALSAVALRTKTNHLKTGILGSPVLADLDGDGFLDIVVAAMDQHVYAWDRRGSLLPGWPVKIQDPAPGPGETPVGAESINTPVVADLAGDGHLEVVIETNEVYRASGNANQFFPNEQNNPTSVPGLNTGTVLAAAFAAAGGSGRIYALHHDGNLHPGGPFVAGWPVKLDGLAIDILPLIGPGHNVAVGDMDPSPGLEIAASLTTSNLVLFRPDGTRLRDMDPSAHGPLSDTAQDNSSVLNLFEYPAIGDIDRDGNLDLTKVGVTLNGLVDLVLVGQNEPFHHVLQAWNAATGQPLDGFPRVIDDFGLTTVPLLANVGPTIDPGVDPGGTLDLPELISGNGLYLVHAFDFTGREPAGWPKLTGGWHTGAPAAGDIDDDGRLDIAWPTREGNYFLWDTPAPMCNTATTANLDGRDGAYNPQVNYRNNNLAGEDTVPPARLAPRDVVTSSTDLATNAITVTTSRIPGDDLYCGTAAKFDFRFSTAGPITTQTQFDAATPVASVPAPLRGNHDAGASLTVRDGRFAGQVVFLAAQVVDHAGNLSPVTSLGSFAFAPPTTTTTTSSSTTSSTTASTTTTSTATTTSVTATTSTTAAPTTTTRPPHPPRRTTTTRPTTTTASTTTTTRPPHPHPPPN
- a CDS encoding VCBS repeat-containing protein, which codes for GWPIAIDANGDGIIDGGGEPPPHMVDLDGDNVMELVQATAAGRIYAFRADGSQLPGFPVTTNMARNVATHLGAPAFASGRIAPPSPTTTSRPAIGDLDRDGYPEIVYANIEGDVYVFRHDGTRAPGFPVRIDPAFSAVALRTKTNHLKTGILGSPVLADLDGDGFLDIVVAAMDQHVYAWDRRGSLLPGWPVKIQDPAPGPGETPVGAESINTPVVADLAGDGHLEVVIETNEVYRASGNANQFFPNEQNNPTSVPGLNTGTVLAAAFAAAGGSGRIYALHHDGNLHPGGPFVAGWPVKLDGLAIDILPLIGPGHNVAVGDMDPSPGLEIAASLTRTWSTSMGTT
- a CDS encoding PD-(D/E)XK nuclease family protein; the encoded protein is MLVLGPSWEACDDLVRAATAATGARFGSVRLTLDRLAVRLATPALARDQRTPATALSLSAVAARAVHLVLGERGLGYFTPVADRPGFPLAVARTLAELRMNRVAPEALAALGAVGRDLGELAGRVARELEEARLADRAIVFEAAVAAVGADPPPHPVGLPLLLLDLPVTSACEAQLIAMLASSAPDVLATAPAGDGRSLERLEAALGCIASTLDAPRRRSSLDALKAHLFELGEPPPAAVDGSVALSSWPGEARECVEIARGVQGEAARGVPFDRMAVLLRSPAEYRSHLEEAFRRAAIPVFFARGTTRPDPAGRALLALLACKTERLSARRFAEYVSLAQVPDPGAAEDADARWTPPEDDLLPLPPATEPRADDERGDGSPRAPWRWERLLVEASVIGGKERWAKRLAGLEEELRLRREALTDEEEETRGTALERQLADLAYLRGFALPLIERLDALPRQARWDEWLGHLRALATAALREPEGVLATLAELEPMAPIGPIDLDEVQLVLRPRLRELTVPPARRRYGAVFVAPAEGVRGLAFDVVFVPSLAEKLFPRKIVEDPILLDAHRRALDAPALATQPARVAAERLALRLAVGAARERVVLSWPRVDIEQARPRVPSFYGLEALRAASGTLPGFDELDERGGEKTGGRLGWPAPARPEDAIDEAEYDLALLAGLRDADPATTDGSARYLLDANVHLGRALRARGRRWLRRWTPADGLVDPDDLARGALADHQLAARPFSPTALQHFAVCPYRFFLQAVMRLQPREEPVALEALDPLTRGALFHEVQFAVLSELRAAQLLPVRPANLDAARTAVDGALDAVAARWADKLWPAIDRVWKDGIDGIRADLREWLRRAADADDGWVPWRFELAFGLADRDRPQADPASVPDPVPVIGDLRLRGSVDLVERHARGVLRATDHKTGKTRPRAGVVVGGGAVLQPLLYALACERLLAEPVEAGRLYYCTADGGYEERVVPLDAENRRLAGEVVEIIGRALAAGFLPAMPERRACQYCDYRPVCGPHEETRTARKPKDRCADLDRLRRLP
- a CDS encoding ATP-dependent deoxyribonuclease subunit A; amino-acid sequence: MTRLADQEARDRIRDELGTTLVVEAASGTGKTTELVTRMVALLTAGRARLDHMVAVTFTDAAAGELKLRLRKAIEDARRDPACPADARELLDAALPQLEEARIGTIHSFCADLLRERPVEARVDPLFEVASKDVAEGLLDRAFDRWFEEKLAHPGEAVRRILRRRTRDEGPRRLLRTAARDLVERRDFPAAWRHEEGFDRDGTLDALMEEMATLGAFAATGNPDDHFVRSLTEIARFVADVRRREAVRGRDHDGLEAELLGVSREKHWRWTGFRRVPAGFPKAELLERRTRLRAALDDFVRRAGADLAPRLRDELWPVVEGHETLKNRAGCLDFLDLLLRARDLLRENAAVRTELQRRFTHLFVDEFQDTDPLQVEILLLLAADDPNVPDWRLVRPVAGKLFLVGDPKQSIYRFRRADVALYERVKRQLVAAGAALLDLSVSFRAVPEIQEAVNAAFAPRMQGEPRYVPLAPYRPGVETQPSVVALPVPAPYGDYGTIVDWRIDESLPDAIAAFVQWLVEQSGWTVTERERPSRRVPVRPRHVCLLFRRFRAYLADVTRPYVRALEARHLPHLLVGGTYFHVREEVEAIRNALAAIERPEDELAVFATLHGPFFALGDGALLAFRKRFGPLHPFCRVPDDEPAALREVRDALAVLRALHRGRNRRPIADTIGRLLAATRAHAGLAVWPTGEQALANVTRLMDLARRAERTGLTSFRAFVEWLAEQAEHGEASDAPIVEEGTEGVRMMTVHGAKGLEFPVVILADLTCKETSGEPRRWADPDRGLCVLRIAGCTPPELQEHAAEEMAREGEEATRVLYVAATRARDLLVVPALGDGRYDGWLQALSPVLYPPPERVHVPETRQPPGCPAFGAETTTGRPENVARPPHAVMPGLHVPTFGRHRIVWWDPATLALDVQESVGLAQQKILAADERGVRAEEGVRAHAAWQAERERVRADGSAPSLHVVTATEHAAVGAAPVAEVAVESVDTPGPRPHGKRFGTLVHAVLAAVELDADRAGVADVAALQGRLLGARAEEVEAAADTAARALAHPLLRRAADAARAGRCRRECPVGVKLAGDVVVEGVVDAAFLEDGAGWTVVDFKTDVEIAGRLEEYRRQVGLYAEAVRRATGGPARGVLLRV